In Fibrobacter succinogenes, a single genomic region encodes these proteins:
- a CDS encoding type II secretion system protein J yields MMQTRHGFTLPEVCVALAVFFIGTTALLGAWNFFNREVADERMRLERFEKALLTMESLIAERPNCMDSLIGALSLNVSHSPKLPVVSVRLKRVPGSPHLAWAVVVCDGFSLKRLVRCR; encoded by the coding sequence ATGATGCAAACTCGTCATGGCTTTACTTTGCCCGAAGTTTGTGTGGCGTTAGCCGTTTTCTTTATCGGAACGACAGCGCTTCTTGGCGCTTGGAATTTTTTCAATCGCGAAGTGGCTGACGAGCGGATGCGTTTGGAACGGTTCGAAAAGGCGCTTTTAACTATGGAATCGCTGATTGCGGAACGTCCCAACTGCATGGATTCTCTAATCGGTGCACTCTCGCTAAATGTTTCGCATTCCCCAAAATTGCCGGTGGTTTCGGTTCGCTTAAAGCGGGTTCCTGGCAGCCCGCATTTAGCATGGGCGGTTGTGGTGTGCGATGGCTTTTCACTCAAACGTTTGGTGCGGTGCCGGTGA
- a CDS encoding type II secretion system protein GspD, translating to MLLRILGIFLTLFFAVEALAVSPTMLRSERVRSLDSPGSVSLDFADVPLADVARTLSLAYGTSILTDDAGDVRVTFHLEGVSLFEGLTALCAANGLHVVQVGRVYHIRRARVPGGTIALTDSGVVVDVKNMNVREFVREFGLNTGVNVLADYDVDGVVSGNLAKMAPEMAFQALMESNGYKVRGDRGCLRVLRKKSGASRNGSGAENFLKNAATGGGFENAPGGVRDGSEILVERAGNFYSVDLQSIPLKVALKAIADEAGLNFAVYGDLNETVQMSFRDVSLPELLTSLFRGSAFTFRLDSTSLLVSEEGAAKALADMRVYPLKHVSPEKAMAQLTKFMKGTSINVSEYREQNALVLGGSLRAIERTEDFLKMIDVPQMQVMLACVIVEFRKGRGFAIGVRSGAARNVGEREIQVRGFFDFLGKDISKSGAFGKIGILPDRFELELSSMEENNEAKVLARPRITTLNGNKAELNVTNTVYYLVSQVSADGYPITDYRSFNDGISLELTPTMTQDGLITLSVAPEIKTAGRSSGDGPRDISSRNMKTTVVLRDGETLCLGGLIRKSKTEVRQAVPFLGSIPVLGHLFSYTSEEEDESELAIFITPSVEKTE from the coding sequence ATGCTTCTGAGGATTCTGGGAATTTTCCTTACATTGTTTTTTGCCGTTGAGGCGCTGGCGGTTTCACCGACGATGCTGCGTTCGGAACGTGTTCGTTCGCTGGATTCGCCGGGCTCGGTGAGTCTCGATTTTGCCGATGTTCCTTTGGCTGATGTGGCGCGAACGCTTTCGCTTGCTTATGGCACGTCGATTTTGACGGATGATGCGGGCGATGTTCGCGTGACGTTTCATCTGGAGGGGGTGAGCCTTTTTGAAGGGCTTACGGCGTTGTGTGCAGCGAATGGGCTCCATGTGGTGCAAGTGGGGCGTGTTTACCATATTCGGCGGGCGCGAGTGCCGGGCGGGACGATTGCGCTTACGGATTCCGGCGTGGTGGTTGATGTCAAGAACATGAATGTGCGTGAGTTTGTACGAGAATTTGGCTTGAATACGGGTGTGAACGTGTTGGCGGATTACGATGTGGATGGAGTTGTTTCGGGAAATCTAGCGAAGATGGCGCCGGAAATGGCGTTCCAGGCGTTGATGGAATCAAATGGGTACAAGGTGCGCGGCGATCGAGGGTGCTTGCGGGTTTTACGGAAAAAGTCGGGCGCGTCGCGGAATGGTTCTGGGGCCGAGAATTTTTTGAAAAATGCTGCGACGGGTGGTGGCTTTGAAAATGCGCCGGGTGGGGTGCGCGATGGTTCTGAAATTTTGGTGGAACGAGCGGGGAACTTTTATTCGGTGGATTTGCAATCGATTCCGCTGAAGGTTGCGCTCAAGGCTATTGCCGATGAGGCCGGACTCAATTTTGCTGTGTATGGCGATTTGAACGAGACCGTGCAAATGTCGTTTAGGGATGTTTCGCTGCCGGAACTTTTGACATCGCTTTTTCGCGGGAGTGCGTTTACATTCCGTTTGGATTCAACGTCGCTTCTGGTTTCGGAAGAGGGGGCTGCAAAGGCGCTTGCCGATATGCGCGTTTATCCGTTAAAACATGTGTCGCCGGAAAAAGCGATGGCGCAACTTACAAAATTTATGAAGGGGACTAGTATCAATGTTTCGGAATATCGGGAGCAGAATGCGCTTGTGCTGGGCGGGTCGTTACGTGCGATTGAACGGACGGAAGATTTTTTGAAGATGATTGATGTGCCGCAAATGCAGGTGATGCTTGCGTGTGTGATTGTGGAATTTCGTAAGGGGCGCGGCTTTGCAATTGGCGTGCGGAGCGGTGCTGCGCGGAATGTGGGGGAGCGCGAAATACAAGTGCGCGGGTTCTTTGACTTTTTAGGCAAGGACATTTCGAAGTCGGGCGCGTTCGGCAAAATTGGAATTTTGCCGGATCGATTCGAACTGGAACTTTCGTCGATGGAAGAAAATAATGAAGCGAAAGTTTTGGCGCGCCCGCGCATCACAACGCTGAACGGCAACAAGGCGGAACTGAACGTGACGAATACGGTCTATTACCTTGTGAGTCAAGTTTCTGCAGATGGTTACCCGATTACAGATTACCGCTCTTTTAACGATGGCATTTCGCTAGAGCTTACGCCTACGATGACGCAAGATGGATTGATTACGCTTTCTGTGGCGCCTGAAATCAAGACGGCGGGCAGGAGCAGCGGCGATGGCCCGCGTGATATCAGCTCGCGCAACATGAAGACGACAGTTGTGCTGCGCGATGGCGAGACACTTTGCTTGGGCGGTCTTATTCGCAAAAGTAAAACGGAAGTGAGGCAGGCGGTGCCGTTCTTGGGGAGTATCCCTGTGCTCGGGCATCTGTTCAGTTACACGTCCGAAGAAGAGGACGAAAGCGAACTTGCCATATTCATCACGCCAAGTGTGGAGAAAACGGAATGA
- a CDS encoding prepilin-type N-terminal cleavage/methylation domain-containing protein produces the protein MKIFLSIKKFRKGFTLLEMLVAMTVAVILTTVSLNVYSMFHHGTAVALDNYVRFATECIDDLRCRTRFVRGLPPCDTASRESRSYQEFRNFQTLRNSRASRDDILTRF, from the coding sequence ATGAAGATATTTCTGTCAATTAAAAAATTTCGAAAAGGCTTTACGCTCTTGGAAATGCTTGTTGCTATGACTGTTGCCGTAATCCTTACGACCGTCTCGTTGAACGTCTATTCAATGTTTCATCACGGAACGGCAGTTGCTTTGGACAACTACGTTCGTTTTGCAACTGAGTGCATTGATGACTTGCGCTGCCGCACCCGCTTTGTTCGCGGCCTCCCGCCATGCGATACAGCCTCGCGCGAATCTCGATCATATCAAGAATTTCGCAACTTTCAAACGCTTCGCAATTCCCGCGCATCCCGCGATGATATTCTCACGCGTTTCTAG